A stretch of Octopus bimaculoides isolate UCB-OBI-ISO-001 chromosome 23, ASM119413v2, whole genome shotgun sequence DNA encodes these proteins:
- the LOC106869528 gene encoding MAP kinase-interacting serine/threonine-protein kinase 1 isoform X2: MLELEIQPKPISFIERPNSLMLDNSITLDGVQLMHNVEADTDCNEPNLVTRNNSKKKKKRAAIRAANFLDLYKPTGEILGQGAYATVRTYIHTQTEKEYAVKIIEKNHVRSRNKVFKEIEIFHHCQGHANILQLNEYFEEDEQFFLIFEKMEGGTLLANIERRGHLTEREASMIVRDIAKALDHIHNKGIAHRDLKPENILCGRNGEIVTIKICDFDLGSGIPVHSEESDPVTTPELQTPVGSAEYMAPEVVDAWVGEAFSYDKKCDLWSLGIILYIMLCGYPPFYGQCGEDCGWERGENCQNCQESLFTRIQEGIYDFPDSEWRDISDEAKDLIKHLLVRDARSRYSAMDVLRDPWVVQPPAATPLATPRILTRNNSTKDLESFAETAISINRMMQQHLAISEQRTRGFGKYQSTDSSSVKFILSSPGSSNLARRRATSSSGKSHYSEDSTDSANGSLGSSVSYENVYGYSFSSSAAPSP, encoded by the exons ctTGAGATTCAACCTAAACCAATTAGTTTTATTGAACGGCCAAATAGTCTGATGTTGGACAACAGCATCACCCTCGATGGGGTGCAGTTAATGCACAATGTTGAGGCTGACACCGACTGCAACGAACCTAATTTGGTTACCAGAaataacagcaagaagaagaaaaagagggcaGCAATTAGAGCAGCTAATTTTTTAG ATCTGTATAAACCAACTGGCGAAATCTTAGGGCAAGGGGCTTACGCAACAGTTCGTacctatattcatacacaaactgAAAAGGAATATGCTGTAAAG ATAATAGAGAAAAACCATGTAAGATCCCGCAACAAAGTTttcaaagaaattgaaatatttcatcactgTCAAGGCCATGCTAACATATTACAGCTCAATGAATATTTTGAAGAAGATGAGCA attttttcttATCTTTGAGAAAATGGAAGGAG gtACTTTGTTAGCTAATATAGAACGCCGAGGTCATCTAACCGAACGAGAGGCCAGTATGATAGTACGAGACATAGCTAAGGCTTTAGACCACATTCACAACAAAG GTATTGCACATCGGGACTTGAAACCAGAGAACATCTTGTGTGGTAGAAATGGTGAA ATTGTCACGATCAAGATCTGTGACTTTGACCTCGGTAGTGGAATTCCAGTTCATAGTGAGGAATCCGACCCAGTCACAACACCCGAACTACAAACTCCGGTAGGGTCAGCTGAATATATGGCCCCGGAGGTTGTGGATGCTTGGGTGGGTGAGGCATTTTCTTACGATAAGAAGTGTGACTTGTGGAGCTTGGGCATTATCCTCTACATAATGCTGTGTGGCTACCCACCGTTCTATGGCCAGTGTGGAGAAGACTGTGGCTGGGAACGTGGAGAAAACTGCCAAAATTGTCAG GAGAGCCTGTTCACTCGAATCCAAGAAGGTATCTACGATTTCCCTGACAGCGAATGGCGTGACATTTCCGATGAGGCCAAAGACCTCATCAAACATCTTCTAGTCCGAGATGCTCGTTCACGCTACTCAGCGATGGATGTATTGAGAGACCCGTGGGTTGTACAACCTCCGGCAGCCACTCCTTTAGCAACTCCTCGTATATTAACCAG GAACAACAGTACCAAAGATCTGGAATCTTTTGCTGAGACGGCCATTTCCATCAACCGCATGATGCAGCAGCATCTGGCCATTTCTGAGCAGAGAACCAGAGGTTTCGGCAAATATCAGAGTACTGACAGTTCCAGTGTTAAGTTTATCCTGTCTTCACCAGGCTCTTCTAATCTAGCCCGGCGCCGTGCCACCTCTTCCAGTGGAAAATCCCACTACTCTGAAGACTCCACTGATAGTGCAAATGGCTCCCTTGGAAGTTCAGTTTCTTATGAGAATGTCTATGGCTATTCATTTTCATCCAGTGCTGCTCCCAGCCCATAA
- the LOC106869528 gene encoding MAP kinase-interacting serine/threonine-protein kinase 1 isoform X1, whose product MDTSVYSKLYSQGENTVKRDLVNRSRRNLKCEDRGTLYSYVVAHFLEIRLWNVKRLQEFYVPLLVFILEIQPKPISFIERPNSLMLDNSITLDGVQLMHNVEADTDCNEPNLVTRNNSKKKKKRAAIRAANFLDLYKPTGEILGQGAYATVRTYIHTQTEKEYAVKIIEKNHVRSRNKVFKEIEIFHHCQGHANILQLNEYFEEDEQFFLIFEKMEGGTLLANIERRGHLTEREASMIVRDIAKALDHIHNKGIAHRDLKPENILCGRNGEIVTIKICDFDLGSGIPVHSEESDPVTTPELQTPVGSAEYMAPEVVDAWVGEAFSYDKKCDLWSLGIILYIMLCGYPPFYGQCGEDCGWERGENCQNCQESLFTRIQEGIYDFPDSEWRDISDEAKDLIKHLLVRDARSRYSAMDVLRDPWVVQPPAATPLATPRILTRNNSTKDLESFAETAISINRMMQQHLAISEQRTRGFGKYQSTDSSSVKFILSSPGSSNLARRRATSSSGKSHYSEDSTDSANGSLGSSVSYENVYGYSFSSSAAPSP is encoded by the exons ATGGATACTTCGGTTTACTCTAAGTTGTACAGTCAAGGAGAAAATACAGTGAAAAGAGATTTGGTTAACAGAAGTCGAAGAAACTTGAAGTGTGAAGACCGTGGtactttatattcatatgttgttGCCCATTTCCTCGAGATAAGGCTTTGGAATGTTAAGCGACTGCAAGAGTTCTACGTGCCTTTGTTGGTTTTCATA ctTGAGATTCAACCTAAACCAATTAGTTTTATTGAACGGCCAAATAGTCTGATGTTGGACAACAGCATCACCCTCGATGGGGTGCAGTTAATGCACAATGTTGAGGCTGACACCGACTGCAACGAACCTAATTTGGTTACCAGAaataacagcaagaagaagaaaaagagggcaGCAATTAGAGCAGCTAATTTTTTAG ATCTGTATAAACCAACTGGCGAAATCTTAGGGCAAGGGGCTTACGCAACAGTTCGTacctatattcatacacaaactgAAAAGGAATATGCTGTAAAG ATAATAGAGAAAAACCATGTAAGATCCCGCAACAAAGTTttcaaagaaattgaaatatttcatcactgTCAAGGCCATGCTAACATATTACAGCTCAATGAATATTTTGAAGAAGATGAGCA attttttcttATCTTTGAGAAAATGGAAGGAG gtACTTTGTTAGCTAATATAGAACGCCGAGGTCATCTAACCGAACGAGAGGCCAGTATGATAGTACGAGACATAGCTAAGGCTTTAGACCACATTCACAACAAAG GTATTGCACATCGGGACTTGAAACCAGAGAACATCTTGTGTGGTAGAAATGGTGAA ATTGTCACGATCAAGATCTGTGACTTTGACCTCGGTAGTGGAATTCCAGTTCATAGTGAGGAATCCGACCCAGTCACAACACCCGAACTACAAACTCCGGTAGGGTCAGCTGAATATATGGCCCCGGAGGTTGTGGATGCTTGGGTGGGTGAGGCATTTTCTTACGATAAGAAGTGTGACTTGTGGAGCTTGGGCATTATCCTCTACATAATGCTGTGTGGCTACCCACCGTTCTATGGCCAGTGTGGAGAAGACTGTGGCTGGGAACGTGGAGAAAACTGCCAAAATTGTCAG GAGAGCCTGTTCACTCGAATCCAAGAAGGTATCTACGATTTCCCTGACAGCGAATGGCGTGACATTTCCGATGAGGCCAAAGACCTCATCAAACATCTTCTAGTCCGAGATGCTCGTTCACGCTACTCAGCGATGGATGTATTGAGAGACCCGTGGGTTGTACAACCTCCGGCAGCCACTCCTTTAGCAACTCCTCGTATATTAACCAG GAACAACAGTACCAAAGATCTGGAATCTTTTGCTGAGACGGCCATTTCCATCAACCGCATGATGCAGCAGCATCTGGCCATTTCTGAGCAGAGAACCAGAGGTTTCGGCAAATATCAGAGTACTGACAGTTCCAGTGTTAAGTTTATCCTGTCTTCACCAGGCTCTTCTAATCTAGCCCGGCGCCGTGCCACCTCTTCCAGTGGAAAATCCCACTACTCTGAAGACTCCACTGATAGTGCAAATGGCTCCCTTGGAAGTTCAGTTTCTTATGAGAATGTCTATGGCTATTCATTTTCATCCAGTGCTGCTCCCAGCCCATAA